The Lepisosteus oculatus isolate fLepOcu1 chromosome 4, fLepOcu1.hap2, whole genome shotgun sequence genome window below encodes:
- the rbm20 gene encoding RNA-binding protein 20 isoform X2 has translation MPRESTSSSEHQEKKPFPTGSQLSGGGQNPLLLTPASLQLAQLQAQLTLHRLKLAQTAVSSNTAAAATVLNQVLSKVAMSQPFFNQLTSPMVSTPQSHAGGAHLGSGMLASRFPSSGLPFPPQNTALGPLVGGDLGCGGALQNQNHTAIGLNPYTGGLSQTPNQLTSEYGNKINLSAHTVYPSDTDRRSQYSILSGGPNISDKGGNGFLPLSSAQSKMGNQSGFQRDFYGSSSQGPEGQQGKQFCFAGEPNPSAFPPVNHKEQWQQQGAMSKMEGAPTQGVTWATSSQPFHVRGELYNPEEPTTDSKYCSGAGPPFSGSTQGFVGYQQVQPREQTLRGGPVPLQPHQLNDFHAVTPVHMPHHCTICDKKVFNLKDWDQHVKGELHLQNRALFSECPAIGPAHFPKVPDVCLNSSTNTTMTFSSASNQDVSLGPNSTYLTTAAVRAQPLADPGFSSPQSGSQFPLRKSGPGRVVHICNIPEGSCTENDVINLGLPFGKVTNYILMRSTHQAFLEMAYVEAAQAMVQYYQENPATINDEKLLIRMSKRYKELQLKKPGKDVESIIQDIHSQRERDGMQDVECYPLERPRSRSPISRSLSPRSHSPSFTSCSSTHSPLGTSRAEWSNGLSERRASWDWSPHVRREEEREEGFWRNEDEDRSDSWLQERRKPYLKLTDRASPRSLEERGEPTRTTRERYPRSSPQNTSYSSYRCKEDDFYKREPRHKSDRPPRPPHQRHEAKLKKRDPEEGYRPKYSHSEATEDAIAAKSTEDRRQTSTDKGQSKRLHKKMATEKEEQVSDTQGQQKYKDQSVSPNPKSEEMKGSDHERSKETQPEESESGNETEGESWYPQAMEELVTVDEVGEAEDCIIEPDLLELQEAEEAQAEEKAEKVSTTIDTRDTGEPAEEGGQSGSDTGHTAQDSRVEVRPEEHTEHRSPCREISNTSPQDPTLTSDPECQISMELHSELGDFPSREFQAAFKEACSCTDSERREADLPAAEERSLSPEDLDEGNNPLDVLSSCKKGERVTPIAKAATEETGSEDEQYVEAQKKDVAIKTQSQSPRHPEVEPKNVPSPPQWDQENIFGEHSIPLGVEFVVPRSGFYCKLCGLFYTSEETAKITHCRSTVHYRNLQKYLSQLAEDSLRSSQKNTASTEEAGIVPQCKELNKPC, from the exons CACCTCTTCGTCGGAGCATCAGGAAAAGAAGCCCTTCCCTACTGGCAGTCAGCTTTCTGGGGGAGGCCAGAATCCTTTGCTCTTAACCCCGGCCAGTCTGCAGCTTGCGCAGCTCCAGGCCCAACTCACTCTGCACAGGCTGAAGCTGGCCCAGACAGCCGTGAGCAGCAACACGGCAGCAGCTGCCACCGTTCTGAACCAGGTTCTTTCCAAAGTGGCGATGTCTCAGCCCTTCTTTAACCAGTTGACTTCGCCCATGGTCAGCACTCCTCAGAGTCACGCTGGTGGGGCCCATCTGGGCTCAGGGATGTTGGCCTCCAGGTTTCCCTCCAGTGGGCTGCCCTTTCCTCCACAGAACACTGCTCTGGGGCCCCTGGTTGGGGGAGATCTGGGCTGTGGAGGAGCTCTCCAGAACCAAAATCACACCGCCATTGGACTGAATCCCTATACTGGTGGCTTGTCTCAAACACCCAACCAGCTTACTTCAGAATATGGAAATAAAATCAACCTGTCAGCCCATACAGTGTACCCCTCAGACACTGACAGGCGCAGCCAGTATAGCATCTTAAGTGGGGGTCCCAACATATCAGACAAAGGAGGAAATGGGTTTTTACCGCTTTCCAGTGCCCAGTCAAAGATGGGAAACCAAAGTGGGTTTCAGAGGGACTTTTATGGATCAAGCTCTCAGGGACCAGAgggacaacagggaaaacagttttgttttgcagGAGAGCCGAATCCAAGTGCCTTTCCACCAGTCAACCACAAAGAACAGTGGCAACAACAGGGTGCCATGTCTAAGATGGAGGGGGCCCCTACCCAAGGGGTCACGTGGGCCACATCGAGCCAACCTTTCCACGTAAGGGGTGAGCTATACAACCCAGAAGAGCCAACCACAGACTCCAAATACTGCTCTGGCGCTGGGCCACCTTTCAGCGGTAGTACCCAGGGGTTTGTAGGATACCAGCAAGTTCAGCCAAGAGAGCAAACACTCAGGGGTGGTCCTGTGCCCCTCCAGCCACACCAGCTCAATGACTTCCACGCAGTGACTCCAGTGCACATGCCACACCATTGCACCATCTGTGACAAGAAGGTCTTTAATCTGAAG GACTGGGACCAGCATGTCAAGGGGGAGTTACATCTGCAGAACCGTGCTCTTTTCTCAGAATG TCCTGCCATTGGACCTGCTCATTTTCCAAAGGTTCCGGACGTATGTCTAAACTCCTCAACAAACACCACCATGACTTTTTCATCTGCTTCAAACCAag aTGTTTCCTTGGGACCCAACTCTACTTATTTAACTACTGCAGCAGTGAGAGCACAACCTCTGGCAGACCCTGGATTTTCTTCGCCtcagtcagggtcacag TTCCCTCTGAGGAAGTCTGGCCCTGGCCGAGTCGTTCATATCTGTAATATACCAGAAGGGAGCTGTACGGAAAATGATGTCATCAACCTAGGCCTTCCGTTTGGGAAGGTCACCAACTACATTCTCATGCGGTCTACTCACCAG GCCTTTTTGGAAATGGCTTACGTTGAAGCAGCCCAAGCCATGGTGCAGTACTATCAAGAGAACCCGGCCACGATTAATGATGAAAAGCTGCTCATCAGGATGTCAAAGCGTTACAAGGAGCTACAGCTCAAG AAACCTGGGAAGGATGTAGAGTCAATTATTCAGGATATTCATtcacaaagagagagagatggcaTGCAGGATGTTGAGTG TTATCCCCTAGAGAGGCCAAGGTCCCGCAGCCCCATCAGCCGGTCCCTGAGCCCCCGCTCCCACAGTCCCAGTTTCACTTCCTGTAGCTCCACACACAGCCCCCTGGGTACCAGCCGAGCAGAGTGGAGCAATGGCCTGAGTGAAAGGAGAGCCTCCTGGGACTGGTCCCCTCATGTGCGccgggaggaggagagggaggagggctTCTGGCGGAACGAGGATGAGGACAGGTCAGACAGCTGGCTGCAGGAGAGGAGGAAGCCCTACCTGAAGCTGACAGACAGGGCGAGCCCCAGGTCTCttgaggagaggggagagccCACCAGGACCACCAGGGAGAGGTATCCAAGAAGCAGCCCACAAAACACATCCTACTCCTCGTACCGATGCAAAGAGGATGACTTCTACAAGAGAGAGCCCAGGCATAAATCTGACAGGCCTCCCAGACCCCCACACCAGCGCCACGAAGCAAAGTTGAAGAAGAGGGATCCCGAAGAGGGCTACAGGCCGAAATACTCGCACAGCGAAGCAACTGAGGATGCTATAGCCGCCAAGTCAACGGAGGACAGGAGACAGACAAGCACGGATAAGGGGCAGAGTAAAAGGCTGCACAAGAAGATGGCAACAGAGAAGGAAGAACAAGTATCAGATACCCAG GGACAGCAGAAGTACAAGGATCAGTCAGTATCTCCTAACCCAAAAAGTGAGGAAATGAAGGGATCTGATCATGAAAGAAGCAAAGAAACTCAG CCAGAGGAGTCTGAGAGCGGGaatgagacagagggagagtcTTGGTACCCACAGGCTATGGAAGAGCTGGTCACAGTGGATGAGGTGGGGGAAGCAGAGGACTGCATCATTGAACCTGACCTCCTAGAGCTGCAGGAGGCTGAAGAGGCACAGGCTGAAGAGAAGGCAGAGAAGGTCTCCACAACCATAGACACTAGAGACACTGGAGAGCCAGCAGAGGAGGGTGGCCAAAGTGGCAGTGACACAGGCCACACAGCACAGGACAGCAGGGTAGAGGTCAGACCAGAGGAACACACTGAGCACAGATCTCCCTGTAGGGAGATCTCCAACACAAGCCCTCAAGATCCCACCCTTACCTCTGACCCTGAATGTCAGATATCGATGGAGCTTCACTCCGAACTCGGGGATTTTCCGAGCAGGGAATTCCAGGCGGCTTTCAAGGAGGCGTGTTCCTGCACAGACTCGGAAAGAAGGGAGGCTGATCTGCCAGCAGCAGAGGAGAGGTCTCTCAGTCCTGAGGATCTCGATGAAGGCAACAACCCTTTAGATGTTCTTAGTAGCTGTAAAAAGGGGGAAAGGGTGACGCCGATTGCAAAAGCTGCCACTGAAGAGACTGGAAGTGAGGATGAACAGTATGTGGAAGCACAAAAAAAag ATGTTGCTATTAAGACTCAGAGCCAGTCTCCCAGACACCCAGAGGTAGAACCTAAAAATGTTCCATCACCACCACAATGGGATCAAGAGAACATTTTTGGTGAACACAGCATCCCTTTAG GGGTAGAGTTTGTCGTGCCACGGAGTGGGTTTTATTGCAAGCTGTGTGGCCTCTTCTACACCAGTGAGGAGACGGCGAAGATCACCCATTGCAGGAGCACAGTGCACTACAGGAACCTCCAG AAGTATCTGTCACAGTTGGCGGAAGACAGCTTAAGAAGCTCCCAGAAGAACACAGCCAGCACGGAGGAGGCTGGGATTGTCCCGCAGTGCAAGGAGCTGAATAAACCCTGTTGA
- the rbm20 gene encoding RNA-binding protein 20 isoform X3 yields MLTSTSSSEHQEKKPFPTGSQLSGGGQNPLLLTPASLQLAQLQAQLTLHRLKLAQTAVSSNTAAAATVLNQVLSKVAMSQPFFNQLTSPMVSTPQSHAGGAHLGSGMLASRFPSSGLPFPPQNTALGPLVGGDLGCGGALQNQNHTAIGLNPYTGGLSQTPNQLTSEYGNKINLSAHTVYPSDTDRRSQYSILSGGPNISDKGGNGFLPLSSAQSKMGNQSGFQRDFYGSSSQGPEGQQGKQFCFAGEPNPSAFPPVNHKEQWQQQGAMSKMEGAPTQGVTWATSSQPFHVRGELYNPEEPTTDSKYCSGAGPPFSGSTQGFVGYQQVQPREQTLRGGPVPLQPHQLNDFHAVTPVHMPHHCTICDKKVFNLKDWDQHVKGELHLQNRALFSECPAIGPAHFPKVPDVCLNSSTNTTMTFSSASNQDVSLGPNSTYLTTAAVRAQPLADPGFSSPQSGSQFPLRKSGPGRVVHICNIPEGSCTENDVINLGLPFGKVTNYILMRSTHQAFLEMAYVEAAQAMVQYYQENPATINDEKLLIRMSKRYKELQLKKPGKDVESIIQDIHSQRERDGMQDVECYPLERPRSRSPISRSLSPRSHSPSFTSCSSTHSPLGTSRAEWSNGLSERRASWDWSPHVRREEEREEGFWRNEDEDRSDSWLQERRKPYLKLTDRASPRSLEERGEPTRTTRERYPRSSPQNTSYSSYRCKEDDFYKREPRHKSDRPPRPPHQRHEAKLKKRDPEEGYRPKYSHSEATEDAIAAKSTEDRRQTSTDKGQSKRLHKKMATEKEEQVSDTQGQQKYKDQSVSPNPKSEEMKGSDHERSKETQPEESESGNETEGESWYPQAMEELVTVDEVGEAEDCIIEPDLLELQEAEEAQAEEKAEKVSTTIDTRDTGEPAEEGGQSGSDTGHTAQDSRVEVRPEEHTEHRSPCREISNTSPQDPTLTSDPECQISMELHSELGDFPSREFQAAFKEACSCTDSERREADLPAAEERSLSPEDLDEGNNPLDVLSSCKKGERVTPIAKAATEETGSEDEQYVEAQKKDVAIKTQSQSPRHPEVEPKNVPSPPQWDQENIFGEHSIPLGVEFVVPRSGFYCKLCGLFYTSEETAKITHCRSTVHYRNLQKYLSQLAEDSLRSSQKNTASTEEAGIVPQCKELNKPC; encoded by the exons CACCTCTTCGTCGGAGCATCAGGAAAAGAAGCCCTTCCCTACTGGCAGTCAGCTTTCTGGGGGAGGCCAGAATCCTTTGCTCTTAACCCCGGCCAGTCTGCAGCTTGCGCAGCTCCAGGCCCAACTCACTCTGCACAGGCTGAAGCTGGCCCAGACAGCCGTGAGCAGCAACACGGCAGCAGCTGCCACCGTTCTGAACCAGGTTCTTTCCAAAGTGGCGATGTCTCAGCCCTTCTTTAACCAGTTGACTTCGCCCATGGTCAGCACTCCTCAGAGTCACGCTGGTGGGGCCCATCTGGGCTCAGGGATGTTGGCCTCCAGGTTTCCCTCCAGTGGGCTGCCCTTTCCTCCACAGAACACTGCTCTGGGGCCCCTGGTTGGGGGAGATCTGGGCTGTGGAGGAGCTCTCCAGAACCAAAATCACACCGCCATTGGACTGAATCCCTATACTGGTGGCTTGTCTCAAACACCCAACCAGCTTACTTCAGAATATGGAAATAAAATCAACCTGTCAGCCCATACAGTGTACCCCTCAGACACTGACAGGCGCAGCCAGTATAGCATCTTAAGTGGGGGTCCCAACATATCAGACAAAGGAGGAAATGGGTTTTTACCGCTTTCCAGTGCCCAGTCAAAGATGGGAAACCAAAGTGGGTTTCAGAGGGACTTTTATGGATCAAGCTCTCAGGGACCAGAgggacaacagggaaaacagttttgttttgcagGAGAGCCGAATCCAAGTGCCTTTCCACCAGTCAACCACAAAGAACAGTGGCAACAACAGGGTGCCATGTCTAAGATGGAGGGGGCCCCTACCCAAGGGGTCACGTGGGCCACATCGAGCCAACCTTTCCACGTAAGGGGTGAGCTATACAACCCAGAAGAGCCAACCACAGACTCCAAATACTGCTCTGGCGCTGGGCCACCTTTCAGCGGTAGTACCCAGGGGTTTGTAGGATACCAGCAAGTTCAGCCAAGAGAGCAAACACTCAGGGGTGGTCCTGTGCCCCTCCAGCCACACCAGCTCAATGACTTCCACGCAGTGACTCCAGTGCACATGCCACACCATTGCACCATCTGTGACAAGAAGGTCTTTAATCTGAAG GACTGGGACCAGCATGTCAAGGGGGAGTTACATCTGCAGAACCGTGCTCTTTTCTCAGAATG TCCTGCCATTGGACCTGCTCATTTTCCAAAGGTTCCGGACGTATGTCTAAACTCCTCAACAAACACCACCATGACTTTTTCATCTGCTTCAAACCAag aTGTTTCCTTGGGACCCAACTCTACTTATTTAACTACTGCAGCAGTGAGAGCACAACCTCTGGCAGACCCTGGATTTTCTTCGCCtcagtcagggtcacag TTCCCTCTGAGGAAGTCTGGCCCTGGCCGAGTCGTTCATATCTGTAATATACCAGAAGGGAGCTGTACGGAAAATGATGTCATCAACCTAGGCCTTCCGTTTGGGAAGGTCACCAACTACATTCTCATGCGGTCTACTCACCAG GCCTTTTTGGAAATGGCTTACGTTGAAGCAGCCCAAGCCATGGTGCAGTACTATCAAGAGAACCCGGCCACGATTAATGATGAAAAGCTGCTCATCAGGATGTCAAAGCGTTACAAGGAGCTACAGCTCAAG AAACCTGGGAAGGATGTAGAGTCAATTATTCAGGATATTCATtcacaaagagagagagatggcaTGCAGGATGTTGAGTG TTATCCCCTAGAGAGGCCAAGGTCCCGCAGCCCCATCAGCCGGTCCCTGAGCCCCCGCTCCCACAGTCCCAGTTTCACTTCCTGTAGCTCCACACACAGCCCCCTGGGTACCAGCCGAGCAGAGTGGAGCAATGGCCTGAGTGAAAGGAGAGCCTCCTGGGACTGGTCCCCTCATGTGCGccgggaggaggagagggaggagggctTCTGGCGGAACGAGGATGAGGACAGGTCAGACAGCTGGCTGCAGGAGAGGAGGAAGCCCTACCTGAAGCTGACAGACAGGGCGAGCCCCAGGTCTCttgaggagaggggagagccCACCAGGACCACCAGGGAGAGGTATCCAAGAAGCAGCCCACAAAACACATCCTACTCCTCGTACCGATGCAAAGAGGATGACTTCTACAAGAGAGAGCCCAGGCATAAATCTGACAGGCCTCCCAGACCCCCACACCAGCGCCACGAAGCAAAGTTGAAGAAGAGGGATCCCGAAGAGGGCTACAGGCCGAAATACTCGCACAGCGAAGCAACTGAGGATGCTATAGCCGCCAAGTCAACGGAGGACAGGAGACAGACAAGCACGGATAAGGGGCAGAGTAAAAGGCTGCACAAGAAGATGGCAACAGAGAAGGAAGAACAAGTATCAGATACCCAG GGACAGCAGAAGTACAAGGATCAGTCAGTATCTCCTAACCCAAAAAGTGAGGAAATGAAGGGATCTGATCATGAAAGAAGCAAAGAAACTCAG CCAGAGGAGTCTGAGAGCGGGaatgagacagagggagagtcTTGGTACCCACAGGCTATGGAAGAGCTGGTCACAGTGGATGAGGTGGGGGAAGCAGAGGACTGCATCATTGAACCTGACCTCCTAGAGCTGCAGGAGGCTGAAGAGGCACAGGCTGAAGAGAAGGCAGAGAAGGTCTCCACAACCATAGACACTAGAGACACTGGAGAGCCAGCAGAGGAGGGTGGCCAAAGTGGCAGTGACACAGGCCACACAGCACAGGACAGCAGGGTAGAGGTCAGACCAGAGGAACACACTGAGCACAGATCTCCCTGTAGGGAGATCTCCAACACAAGCCCTCAAGATCCCACCCTTACCTCTGACCCTGAATGTCAGATATCGATGGAGCTTCACTCCGAACTCGGGGATTTTCCGAGCAGGGAATTCCAGGCGGCTTTCAAGGAGGCGTGTTCCTGCACAGACTCGGAAAGAAGGGAGGCTGATCTGCCAGCAGCAGAGGAGAGGTCTCTCAGTCCTGAGGATCTCGATGAAGGCAACAACCCTTTAGATGTTCTTAGTAGCTGTAAAAAGGGGGAAAGGGTGACGCCGATTGCAAAAGCTGCCACTGAAGAGACTGGAAGTGAGGATGAACAGTATGTGGAAGCACAAAAAAAag ATGTTGCTATTAAGACTCAGAGCCAGTCTCCCAGACACCCAGAGGTAGAACCTAAAAATGTTCCATCACCACCACAATGGGATCAAGAGAACATTTTTGGTGAACACAGCATCCCTTTAG GGGTAGAGTTTGTCGTGCCACGGAGTGGGTTTTATTGCAAGCTGTGTGGCCTCTTCTACACCAGTGAGGAGACGGCGAAGATCACCCATTGCAGGAGCACAGTGCACTACAGGAACCTCCAG AAGTATCTGTCACAGTTGGCGGAAGACAGCTTAAGAAGCTCCCAGAAGAACACAGCCAGCACGGAGGAGGCTGGGATTGTCCCGCAGTGCAAGGAGCTGAATAAACCCTGTTGA
- the rbm20 gene encoding RNA-binding protein 20 isoform X1 — protein sequence MKQTRESGFEARYQGFRNGATKAPSRGSKEVSGATGLSSQVQSTSSSEHQEKKPFPTGSQLSGGGQNPLLLTPASLQLAQLQAQLTLHRLKLAQTAVSSNTAAAATVLNQVLSKVAMSQPFFNQLTSPMVSTPQSHAGGAHLGSGMLASRFPSSGLPFPPQNTALGPLVGGDLGCGGALQNQNHTAIGLNPYTGGLSQTPNQLTSEYGNKINLSAHTVYPSDTDRRSQYSILSGGPNISDKGGNGFLPLSSAQSKMGNQSGFQRDFYGSSSQGPEGQQGKQFCFAGEPNPSAFPPVNHKEQWQQQGAMSKMEGAPTQGVTWATSSQPFHVRGELYNPEEPTTDSKYCSGAGPPFSGSTQGFVGYQQVQPREQTLRGGPVPLQPHQLNDFHAVTPVHMPHHCTICDKKVFNLKDWDQHVKGELHLQNRALFSECPAIGPAHFPKVPDVCLNSSTNTTMTFSSASNQDVSLGPNSTYLTTAAVRAQPLADPGFSSPQSGSQFPLRKSGPGRVVHICNIPEGSCTENDVINLGLPFGKVTNYILMRSTHQAFLEMAYVEAAQAMVQYYQENPATINDEKLLIRMSKRYKELQLKKPGKDVESIIQDIHSQRERDGMQDVECYPLERPRSRSPISRSLSPRSHSPSFTSCSSTHSPLGTSRAEWSNGLSERRASWDWSPHVRREEEREEGFWRNEDEDRSDSWLQERRKPYLKLTDRASPRSLEERGEPTRTTRERYPRSSPQNTSYSSYRCKEDDFYKREPRHKSDRPPRPPHQRHEAKLKKRDPEEGYRPKYSHSEATEDAIAAKSTEDRRQTSTDKGQSKRLHKKMATEKEEQVSDTQGQQKYKDQSVSPNPKSEEMKGSDHERSKETQPEESESGNETEGESWYPQAMEELVTVDEVGEAEDCIIEPDLLELQEAEEAQAEEKAEKVSTTIDTRDTGEPAEEGGQSGSDTGHTAQDSRVEVRPEEHTEHRSPCREISNTSPQDPTLTSDPECQISMELHSELGDFPSREFQAAFKEACSCTDSERREADLPAAEERSLSPEDLDEGNNPLDVLSSCKKGERVTPIAKAATEETGSEDEQYVEAQKKDVAIKTQSQSPRHPEVEPKNVPSPPQWDQENIFGEHSIPLGVEFVVPRSGFYCKLCGLFYTSEETAKITHCRSTVHYRNLQKYLSQLAEDSLRSSQKNTASTEEAGIVPQCKELNKPC from the exons CACCTCTTCGTCGGAGCATCAGGAAAAGAAGCCCTTCCCTACTGGCAGTCAGCTTTCTGGGGGAGGCCAGAATCCTTTGCTCTTAACCCCGGCCAGTCTGCAGCTTGCGCAGCTCCAGGCCCAACTCACTCTGCACAGGCTGAAGCTGGCCCAGACAGCCGTGAGCAGCAACACGGCAGCAGCTGCCACCGTTCTGAACCAGGTTCTTTCCAAAGTGGCGATGTCTCAGCCCTTCTTTAACCAGTTGACTTCGCCCATGGTCAGCACTCCTCAGAGTCACGCTGGTGGGGCCCATCTGGGCTCAGGGATGTTGGCCTCCAGGTTTCCCTCCAGTGGGCTGCCCTTTCCTCCACAGAACACTGCTCTGGGGCCCCTGGTTGGGGGAGATCTGGGCTGTGGAGGAGCTCTCCAGAACCAAAATCACACCGCCATTGGACTGAATCCCTATACTGGTGGCTTGTCTCAAACACCCAACCAGCTTACTTCAGAATATGGAAATAAAATCAACCTGTCAGCCCATACAGTGTACCCCTCAGACACTGACAGGCGCAGCCAGTATAGCATCTTAAGTGGGGGTCCCAACATATCAGACAAAGGAGGAAATGGGTTTTTACCGCTTTCCAGTGCCCAGTCAAAGATGGGAAACCAAAGTGGGTTTCAGAGGGACTTTTATGGATCAAGCTCTCAGGGACCAGAgggacaacagggaaaacagttttgttttgcagGAGAGCCGAATCCAAGTGCCTTTCCACCAGTCAACCACAAAGAACAGTGGCAACAACAGGGTGCCATGTCTAAGATGGAGGGGGCCCCTACCCAAGGGGTCACGTGGGCCACATCGAGCCAACCTTTCCACGTAAGGGGTGAGCTATACAACCCAGAAGAGCCAACCACAGACTCCAAATACTGCTCTGGCGCTGGGCCACCTTTCAGCGGTAGTACCCAGGGGTTTGTAGGATACCAGCAAGTTCAGCCAAGAGAGCAAACACTCAGGGGTGGTCCTGTGCCCCTCCAGCCACACCAGCTCAATGACTTCCACGCAGTGACTCCAGTGCACATGCCACACCATTGCACCATCTGTGACAAGAAGGTCTTTAATCTGAAG GACTGGGACCAGCATGTCAAGGGGGAGTTACATCTGCAGAACCGTGCTCTTTTCTCAGAATG TCCTGCCATTGGACCTGCTCATTTTCCAAAGGTTCCGGACGTATGTCTAAACTCCTCAACAAACACCACCATGACTTTTTCATCTGCTTCAAACCAag aTGTTTCCTTGGGACCCAACTCTACTTATTTAACTACTGCAGCAGTGAGAGCACAACCTCTGGCAGACCCTGGATTTTCTTCGCCtcagtcagggtcacag TTCCCTCTGAGGAAGTCTGGCCCTGGCCGAGTCGTTCATATCTGTAATATACCAGAAGGGAGCTGTACGGAAAATGATGTCATCAACCTAGGCCTTCCGTTTGGGAAGGTCACCAACTACATTCTCATGCGGTCTACTCACCAG GCCTTTTTGGAAATGGCTTACGTTGAAGCAGCCCAAGCCATGGTGCAGTACTATCAAGAGAACCCGGCCACGATTAATGATGAAAAGCTGCTCATCAGGATGTCAAAGCGTTACAAGGAGCTACAGCTCAAG AAACCTGGGAAGGATGTAGAGTCAATTATTCAGGATATTCATtcacaaagagagagagatggcaTGCAGGATGTTGAGTG TTATCCCCTAGAGAGGCCAAGGTCCCGCAGCCCCATCAGCCGGTCCCTGAGCCCCCGCTCCCACAGTCCCAGTTTCACTTCCTGTAGCTCCACACACAGCCCCCTGGGTACCAGCCGAGCAGAGTGGAGCAATGGCCTGAGTGAAAGGAGAGCCTCCTGGGACTGGTCCCCTCATGTGCGccgggaggaggagagggaggagggctTCTGGCGGAACGAGGATGAGGACAGGTCAGACAGCTGGCTGCAGGAGAGGAGGAAGCCCTACCTGAAGCTGACAGACAGGGCGAGCCCCAGGTCTCttgaggagaggggagagccCACCAGGACCACCAGGGAGAGGTATCCAAGAAGCAGCCCACAAAACACATCCTACTCCTCGTACCGATGCAAAGAGGATGACTTCTACAAGAGAGAGCCCAGGCATAAATCTGACAGGCCTCCCAGACCCCCACACCAGCGCCACGAAGCAAAGTTGAAGAAGAGGGATCCCGAAGAGGGCTACAGGCCGAAATACTCGCACAGCGAAGCAACTGAGGATGCTATAGCCGCCAAGTCAACGGAGGACAGGAGACAGACAAGCACGGATAAGGGGCAGAGTAAAAGGCTGCACAAGAAGATGGCAACAGAGAAGGAAGAACAAGTATCAGATACCCAG GGACAGCAGAAGTACAAGGATCAGTCAGTATCTCCTAACCCAAAAAGTGAGGAAATGAAGGGATCTGATCATGAAAGAAGCAAAGAAACTCAG CCAGAGGAGTCTGAGAGCGGGaatgagacagagggagagtcTTGGTACCCACAGGCTATGGAAGAGCTGGTCACAGTGGATGAGGTGGGGGAAGCAGAGGACTGCATCATTGAACCTGACCTCCTAGAGCTGCAGGAGGCTGAAGAGGCACAGGCTGAAGAGAAGGCAGAGAAGGTCTCCACAACCATAGACACTAGAGACACTGGAGAGCCAGCAGAGGAGGGTGGCCAAAGTGGCAGTGACACAGGCCACACAGCACAGGACAGCAGGGTAGAGGTCAGACCAGAGGAACACACTGAGCACAGATCTCCCTGTAGGGAGATCTCCAACACAAGCCCTCAAGATCCCACCCTTACCTCTGACCCTGAATGTCAGATATCGATGGAGCTTCACTCCGAACTCGGGGATTTTCCGAGCAGGGAATTCCAGGCGGCTTTCAAGGAGGCGTGTTCCTGCACAGACTCGGAAAGAAGGGAGGCTGATCTGCCAGCAGCAGAGGAGAGGTCTCTCAGTCCTGAGGATCTCGATGAAGGCAACAACCCTTTAGATGTTCTTAGTAGCTGTAAAAAGGGGGAAAGGGTGACGCCGATTGCAAAAGCTGCCACTGAAGAGACTGGAAGTGAGGATGAACAGTATGTGGAAGCACAAAAAAAag ATGTTGCTATTAAGACTCAGAGCCAGTCTCCCAGACACCCAGAGGTAGAACCTAAAAATGTTCCATCACCACCACAATGGGATCAAGAGAACATTTTTGGTGAACACAGCATCCCTTTAG GGGTAGAGTTTGTCGTGCCACGGAGTGGGTTTTATTGCAAGCTGTGTGGCCTCTTCTACACCAGTGAGGAGACGGCGAAGATCACCCATTGCAGGAGCACAGTGCACTACAGGAACCTCCAG AAGTATCTGTCACAGTTGGCGGAAGACAGCTTAAGAAGCTCCCAGAAGAACACAGCCAGCACGGAGGAGGCTGGGATTGTCCCGCAGTGCAAGGAGCTGAATAAACCCTGTTGA